Proteins co-encoded in one Kribbella solani genomic window:
- a CDS encoding WhiB family transcriptional regulator, whose translation MRPTLTVIVDPADRWMSRAACIGQAPAYDETAPRWEQRKARELCLSTCPVLAECRDWARRTKYTGTAAGETLLYGRRRGHPESAAS comes from the coding sequence ATGAGGCCGACGCTGACCGTGATCGTGGACCCCGCCGACCGCTGGATGAGCCGGGCCGCGTGCATCGGCCAGGCACCCGCGTACGACGAGACCGCGCCCCGCTGGGAACAGCGGAAGGCCCGTGAACTCTGCCTGAGCACCTGCCCGGTACTGGCCGAATGCCGCGACTGGGCGCGCCGCACCAAGTACACCGGCACCGCCGCCGGCGAAACCCTGCTCTACGGCCGCCGCCGCGGCCACCCCGAATCCGCCGCCAGCTGA
- a CDS encoding glycosyltransferase 87 family protein: MGTVLVAGAVWRFGRGLTVGAVVAVAVVCQVPGLTHAPITSTDAYRYVWDGRVQLSGHSPYAQVPLDDTLAKLRDPILFPGLSPTQKSGVTGVPKNPAQLPVDDARTRINRPGVPTIYPPIAEAYFTVVALVTPWSAGTLGVQLAAALIAIALTWLLAVQDPRWAALWGWSPIVAIEAANAAHVDVLAALLIAAAVITTARRPKLAAILLGAAGSVKLLPLLLLPAFRTRRPLVALSTFIATYLPHVLAVGILVAGFLPGYLDQEGFSDGSSRSAILALLLPPEARQLTAAALAIALAALAFHRTRRDPIALTCCWLYGAALLIATPTYPWYGLPLIALAVLAHRPEWLAVPLAAYLAYASFGHPTRQGLIHLAALAVVVIVITLRRRIVAKSGLTAPPSATNTDERDTTHRHRDLGRVRRTASG; the protein is encoded by the coding sequence GTGGGGACTGTTCTGGTCGCCGGCGCGGTGTGGCGGTTCGGGCGGGGTCTGACGGTTGGTGCGGTGGTAGCTGTGGCGGTGGTTTGCCAAGTACCAGGGTTGACCCACGCGCCCATCACCAGCACGGACGCCTACCGCTACGTCTGGGACGGGCGAGTACAACTCTCCGGCCACTCCCCGTACGCGCAGGTGCCCCTCGACGACACGCTGGCGAAGCTCCGCGACCCCATCCTCTTCCCCGGCCTGTCCCCGACCCAGAAGTCAGGCGTCACCGGCGTACCCAAGAACCCCGCGCAACTCCCCGTCGACGACGCGCGAACCAGAATCAACCGCCCAGGCGTGCCAACCATCTACCCACCGATCGCCGAGGCGTACTTCACCGTGGTCGCGCTCGTCACGCCCTGGTCCGCCGGCACCCTCGGGGTTCAACTGGCCGCCGCGCTGATCGCGATCGCACTCACCTGGCTACTCGCGGTACAAGACCCGCGCTGGGCCGCGTTGTGGGGTTGGTCACCGATCGTCGCGATCGAGGCCGCCAACGCCGCCCACGTGGACGTCCTCGCCGCCCTCCTCATCGCCGCTGCCGTCATCACCACCGCCCGCCGCCCGAAGCTCGCCGCGATCCTGCTCGGCGCGGCCGGCAGCGTCAAGCTGCTCCCGTTGCTACTCCTCCCAGCCTTCCGCACCCGCCGCCCACTGGTTGCCCTCAGCACCTTCATCGCTACCTATCTCCCGCACGTGCTTGCCGTCGGCATCCTTGTCGCCGGCTTCCTGCCCGGCTACCTCGACCAGGAAGGGTTCTCCGACGGCAGCTCCAGATCCGCGATTCTCGCGCTCCTGTTACCTCCTGAGGCCCGCCAGCTGACCGCCGCGGCGCTCGCGATCGCCCTCGCCGCGCTCGCGTTCCATCGCACCCGCCGCGATCCGATCGCGCTCACCTGCTGCTGGCTGTACGGCGCCGCGCTGCTGATCGCCACGCCGACCTACCCCTGGTACGGCCTCCCGCTGATCGCCCTGGCCGTACTCGCGCACCGCCCCGAATGGCTCGCCGTCCCACTCGCCGCCTACCTCGCGTACGCGAGTTTCGGCCACCCCACTCGCCAGGGCCTGATCCACCTCGCCGCCCTCGCGGTCGTCGTGATCGTGATCACGCTGCGTCGCCGGATTGTTGCCAAATCAGGTTTGACCGCACCGCCATCGGCAACGAACACTGACGAACGTGACACAACGCATCGCCATCGCGACCTCGGCCGGGTACGCCGAACTGCATCCGGATGA
- a CDS encoding DUF2064 domain-containing protein, translating into MTRGTVIVIAKAPVAGRVKTRLQGEFSAVEAAALARASLGDTLSAVQRAAAGRRVVVLEGEPGSWLPAGFEVVGQRGDGLDERLAAAFEDVYDGTPMLLVGMDTPQLRPELLGFHWSGHDAVLGLTEDGGYWCLGLRKPDRRALVGVPMSTDYTGRDQLRRLLALGLRVRMLPTLRDMDTPRDAAWLAAEFPALRMSRLHRRLQHAAHPGALFEQALGGKARVVATGIDGRAVPALSELDRWSAPADEVDRLALSRCEGPVLDVGCGPGRIVIALAERGIPALGVDVSPRAVSLTTARGAAALHRPVQDPLPGEGRWGSVLLMDGNIGIGGAPGVLLRRCAELVRPDGLVLVEVDPDDELDETAPIVLHSTTGRRSSPLPWARVGTHALIRHAHHSNLHPTEDWRTPHRAFLTLRRTS; encoded by the coding sequence GTGACTCGGGGGACGGTGATTGTGATCGCGAAGGCGCCTGTGGCTGGGCGGGTTAAGACTCGGTTGCAGGGGGAGTTCAGTGCGGTCGAGGCGGCGGCGTTGGCACGGGCTTCGCTTGGTGACACGTTGAGTGCGGTGCAGCGGGCGGCGGCCGGGCGGCGGGTTGTTGTACTGGAGGGTGAACCGGGGTCCTGGTTGCCGGCCGGGTTCGAGGTGGTCGGGCAGCGCGGGGATGGGCTGGATGAGCGGCTGGCGGCCGCGTTCGAGGATGTGTACGACGGTACGCCGATGTTGCTGGTCGGGATGGATACCCCGCAACTGCGCCCGGAGTTGCTCGGGTTTCATTGGTCCGGGCACGACGCGGTGCTGGGGCTCACGGAGGACGGTGGATATTGGTGCCTTGGGCTCCGAAAGCCGGACCGACGGGCCTTGGTCGGCGTACCGATGTCCACCGATTACACCGGTCGCGATCAGCTACGCCGTTTGCTGGCACTGGGATTGCGCGTACGTATGTTGCCGACGCTGCGAGACATGGACACGCCACGCGACGCCGCCTGGCTGGCAGCAGAGTTTCCAGCACTACGGATGTCGCGGCTGCATCGGCGGCTGCAGCACGCGGCACATCCAGGGGCCTTGTTCGAACAGGCGCTCGGCGGCAAGGCGCGAGTGGTTGCCACCGGCATCGATGGACGCGCCGTGCCGGCGTTGTCGGAGCTCGATCGGTGGTCGGCGCCCGCGGATGAAGTGGATCGGCTAGCCCTCAGCCGGTGCGAGGGACCAGTACTGGACGTCGGGTGTGGTCCAGGGCGGATCGTGATCGCGCTGGCCGAGCGTGGAATCCCGGCGCTCGGCGTGGATGTGTCGCCGCGGGCGGTTTCACTGACGACAGCTCGCGGGGCGGCGGCGCTGCACCGTCCGGTACAAGACCCGCTGCCCGGCGAGGGGCGGTGGGGCAGCGTGTTGCTGATGGACGGGAACATCGGGATCGGTGGTGCACCCGGCGTACTCCTCCGCCGCTGCGCCGAACTGGTCCGCCCGGACGGTCTCGTACTGGTAGAGGTCGATCCGGATGACGAGTTGGACGAGACCGCGCCGATCGTCCTCCACAGCACCACCGGCCGCCGCTCCAGCCCGTTGCCCTGGGCAAGGGTAGGCACCCACGCGCTGATCCGCCACGCCCACCACTCCAACCTCCATCCCACCGAAGACTGGCGCACTCCCCACCGAGCCTTCCTGACCCTCCGCCGAACCAGCTGA
- a CDS encoding glycosyltransferase, translating into MFVDLVLPCLNEAAALPWILGRLPPDVRAVVVDNGSTDGSAEIAAGLGAAVVHCKVKGYGAACHAGLEAARAEVVAFMDADASLDPQQLMRVITPVLAGYADLAVGRRRPVSRRAWPWHLRLANAELSRRIRRRTGVALHDLGPMRAARRQPLLNLVIADRRSGYPLETVVRAADAGWRIVEIDVDYLPRSGRSKVTGTPLGAARAVLDMSKVLTGPTTPVLKAQAWRAAARKTPARMSRVWLSRVWLSRVWLSRVWKGRGR; encoded by the coding sequence GTGTTCGTCGATCTCGTGCTGCCGTGCCTGAATGAGGCCGCCGCCCTGCCCTGGATTCTCGGTCGGCTCCCACCGGACGTGCGGGCCGTTGTCGTCGACAACGGTTCCACGGACGGCTCGGCGGAGATCGCGGCCGGGTTGGGCGCGGCGGTCGTACACTGCAAGGTCAAGGGGTACGGCGCCGCGTGCCACGCCGGGCTGGAGGCGGCGCGGGCCGAGGTGGTCGCGTTCATGGATGCTGACGCGTCGCTCGATCCTCAGCAGCTGATGCGGGTCATCACGCCGGTACTCGCGGGGTACGCGGACCTGGCCGTCGGGCGCCGGCGGCCGGTGTCGCGGCGGGCGTGGCCGTGGCATCTGCGGTTGGCGAACGCGGAGTTGTCGCGCCGGATCCGGCGGCGGACCGGCGTCGCGCTGCACGACCTCGGACCGATGCGCGCCGCCCGCCGGCAGCCGCTGCTGAACCTCGTGATCGCGGACCGGCGGTCCGGGTACCCGTTGGAGACCGTGGTGCGCGCGGCCGACGCCGGTTGGCGGATCGTGGAGATCGACGTCGACTACCTACCGCGCTCGGGACGCTCGAAAGTAACAGGCACACCCCTCGGCGCCGCACGAGCCGTACTGGACATGTCGAAGGTACTGACAGGCCCGACGACGCCGGTGTTGAAGGCGCAGGCGTGGAGGGCGGCGGCGCGGAAGACGCCGGCGCGGATGAGCCGCGTGTGGTTGAGCCGCGTGTGGTTGAGCCGCGTGTGGTTGAGCCGCGTGTGGAAGGGGCGGGGGCGGTGA
- a CDS encoding response regulator, with protein MATRVLVVDDDPTVSNVVSAYLTKAGYDARVVADGASAVEVWQQWKPSVVVLDVMLPGLSGLDVLRRMRAADDGAAVIMLSARGEEEDRLVGLEVGADDYVVKPFSPRELTLRVQAMVRREERLAGLDLTPTKLSAGPVLVDTAARRAYLNDAELSLTHREFDLLAYLVAHAGKAYTKVELLRRVWGWDFGDSSTVTVHVRRLREKIESDPSDPKLVLTVPRTGYLFSAGT; from the coding sequence GTGGCTACTCGTGTGCTCGTCGTCGATGACGACCCGACCGTGTCCAACGTCGTCTCGGCGTACCTGACCAAAGCCGGGTACGACGCCCGCGTGGTGGCCGACGGCGCGTCCGCGGTCGAGGTCTGGCAGCAGTGGAAGCCGTCGGTCGTCGTACTGGACGTGATGCTGCCCGGACTCTCCGGCCTGGACGTACTCCGCCGGATGCGCGCGGCCGACGACGGCGCGGCGGTGATCATGCTCTCGGCGCGCGGCGAGGAAGAGGATCGGCTGGTCGGGCTGGAGGTCGGCGCGGACGATTATGTGGTCAAACCGTTCAGCCCGCGCGAGCTGACGCTGCGGGTGCAGGCGATGGTCCGTCGCGAGGAGCGCCTGGCCGGGCTCGATCTGACGCCGACCAAGCTGAGCGCCGGCCCGGTGCTCGTCGACACGGCGGCGCGGCGCGCGTACCTGAACGATGCCGAGTTGTCGCTGACGCATCGGGAGTTCGACCTGCTCGCGTACCTGGTGGCGCATGCGGGCAAGGCGTACACGAAGGTGGAACTGCTCCGCCGCGTGTGGGGCTGGGACTTCGGCGACTCGTCGACCGTGACGGTGCATGTCCGGCGCCTGCGAGAGAAGATCGAGAGCGACCCGTCCGACCCGAAACTCGTGCTCACGGTCCCCCGCACCGGCTACCTCTTCTCAGCCGGCACCTGA
- a CDS encoding sensor histidine kinase — protein MFTILGLTTLWTLVVAAGGAAALWRFRGRSLRITIIVAALAPLVAALAAVLQSVRAMFISAHDSWVVLWTLAFAALLGLAMSVLLGHWISAGSRAVGRQVRQLGSSYEPLEGAGGTVPAELAELTDELEMTRKKLAASHDRERALEASRRELVAFMSHDLRTPLAGLRAVSEGLEDGVIDDVPGALRQMRATVDRMTGLVDDLFELSRLSTAPPPRRRSAVSLRELAEDVAGENGEHARAEGVRLTVATPAGDDRLAVQGDPDELSRAVTNLVGNAIRHTAAGGEVTVTVDREADGRVRLAVTDACGGIPAADLPRVFDVGWRGDAQRTPETVPSASGKSGIGGGLGLAIARGVVESHEGTIGVTNTATGCSFKVDLPAG, from the coding sequence ATGTTCACGATTTTGGGGCTTACCACGTTGTGGACGTTGGTGGTGGCCGCGGGTGGGGCGGCGGCCTTGTGGCGGTTTCGGGGGCGGTCGTTGCGGATCACCATCATCGTGGCGGCGCTGGCGCCGTTGGTTGCCGCGCTGGCGGCGGTCCTGCAGAGCGTACGGGCGATGTTCATTTCGGCGCACGACTCGTGGGTGGTGCTGTGGACGCTGGCGTTCGCGGCGTTGCTCGGGCTGGCGATGTCGGTGCTGCTGGGGCATTGGATCAGTGCCGGTTCGCGGGCGGTCGGGCGGCAAGTGCGGCAGCTCGGCAGTTCGTACGAGCCGCTGGAGGGTGCTGGTGGGACCGTGCCCGCGGAGCTGGCCGAGCTGACTGACGAGCTGGAGATGACCCGGAAGAAGCTGGCGGCTTCGCATGACCGGGAGCGTGCGTTGGAGGCGAGCCGGCGGGAGCTCGTCGCGTTCATGTCGCATGATCTGCGGACTCCGTTGGCTGGTTTGCGAGCTGTTTCGGAGGGGCTTGAGGACGGGGTGATCGACGACGTGCCGGGCGCGTTGCGGCAGATGCGCGCGACTGTTGACCGGATGACTGGGTTGGTGGATGACCTGTTCGAGTTGTCCCGGTTGTCGACGGCTCCTCCGCCGCGGCGGCGGTCGGCGGTGAGTTTGCGGGAGCTGGCTGAGGACGTTGCCGGGGAGAACGGCGAGCACGCGCGGGCGGAGGGCGTACGGCTGACGGTCGCGACGCCGGCCGGTGATGATCGGCTCGCGGTCCAGGGCGATCCGGATGAGCTGAGCCGTGCTGTGACGAACCTGGTGGGTAATGCGATTCGCCATACCGCGGCTGGTGGAGAGGTTACGGTCACCGTGGACCGTGAGGCCGATGGCCGGGTCCGGTTGGCCGTCACGGATGCCTGCGGCGGCATTCCCGCTGCTGACTTGCCGAGGGTGTTCGACGTCGGTTGGCGCGGAGACGCCCAACGCACCCCGGAAACGGTGCCCTCCGCCAGCGGAAAAAGTGGAATCGGCGGTGGGTTGGGGTTGGCTATTGCTCGTGGGGTTGTTGAATCGCATGAGGGCACGATTGGTGTGACCAACACTGCCACTGGGTGCAGCTTCAAGGTGGATTTGCCTGCAGGCTGA
- a CDS encoding NAD-dependent epimerase/dehydratase family protein, whose protein sequence is MRVLVTGGAGFIGRQVHRQLVAEGHEVVVLDSFRADVHARRPEPRPGLIVGDVRDASTVAAAVERVDTVIHLAAKVGLGVHLDDIDDYVSSNSLGTAVLLKSLGSVRRLVYASSMVVYGEGRYDCAVHGQVAPGPRRTEDLDAGRFEPPCPYCGAPLSPGLVTEDARLDPRNTYAATKLHGEHLAAAWARETGGRVTALRFHNVYGPGMPRDTPYAGVASVFRSALDRGTAPRVYEDGRQRRDFIHVHDVATAVTAATAALPDQPPSIVYNVGTDSIHTIGDLAAGLSTIYNGPEPVITGQYRLGDVRHITASSASLRADLSWKPTHTLTTGLADLLTADPPATDCS, encoded by the coding sequence ATGAGGGTTCTGGTTACCGGCGGCGCTGGGTTCATCGGGCGGCAGGTACATCGGCAGTTGGTTGCTGAGGGCCACGAGGTGGTCGTGCTCGACTCGTTTCGCGCTGACGTTCATGCGCGGCGGCCGGAGCCCCGGCCTGGTCTGATTGTCGGCGATGTTCGCGATGCCAGTACGGTCGCCGCCGCGGTCGAACGGGTCGACACCGTCATCCACCTGGCGGCGAAGGTCGGGCTCGGGGTACACCTCGACGACATCGACGACTACGTCTCCTCGAACAGTCTCGGTACGGCCGTACTGCTCAAGTCCCTCGGATCGGTTCGCCGGCTCGTGTACGCCAGCTCGATGGTCGTGTACGGCGAAGGGCGCTACGACTGCGCCGTCCACGGACAAGTCGCGCCAGGGCCACGCCGTACCGAGGACCTGGACGCCGGCCGGTTCGAACCACCCTGCCCGTACTGCGGCGCGCCGCTCTCCCCCGGCCTGGTCACCGAGGATGCACGACTCGATCCACGGAACACGTACGCCGCGACGAAGCTGCACGGCGAGCACCTGGCCGCCGCCTGGGCCCGCGAGACCGGCGGGCGGGTGACGGCGCTCCGGTTCCACAACGTGTACGGGCCGGGGATGCCGCGGGACACGCCGTACGCCGGGGTCGCATCGGTCTTCCGGTCGGCCCTCGACCGTGGCACGGCGCCGCGCGTGTACGAGGACGGCCGTCAGCGCCGGGATTTCATCCACGTCCACGATGTCGCCACCGCGGTCACCGCCGCGACCGCCGCGCTCCCCGATCAGCCGCCGTCGATTGTCTACAACGTCGGCACCGACAGCATCCACACCATCGGCGACCTCGCCGCCGGATTGTCAACAATCTACAATGGACCGGAGCCGGTGATCACCGGGCAGTACCGTCTCGGCGACGTACGCCACATCACCGCTTCGTCGGCCAGCCTCCGCGCCGACCTGTCCTGGAAACCCACCCACACCCTCACCACGGGCCTAGCCGACCTCCTGACCGCCGACCCACCCGCTACTGACTGCAGTTGA
- a CDS encoding S-methyl-5'-thioadenosine phosphorylase: MADIGVLGGSGFYSFLSDVETIAIDTPFGPPSEHPVVGELGGRQVAFIPRHGADHRFPPHRVNYRANLWALRALGVRQVLAPCAVGSLRPELTPGTFVVPDQYVDRTWGRPHTVYDGAPVVHTSAADPYCPAGRATVIAFGNVVPEGTMVVINGPRFSTRAESRWHAAQGWSVVGMTGAPEAAIARELALCYTSVAVITDHDAGVETGSGVTQAEVFAAFTDSIERLQTLLKAVITQLPDADCSCRHSLDGTAAAEPVVAV, from the coding sequence ATGGCTGATATCGGCGTACTCGGCGGGTCCGGCTTCTACTCGTTCCTGTCCGACGTGGAGACGATCGCGATCGACACCCCGTTCGGCCCACCGAGCGAGCACCCGGTGGTCGGGGAGCTCGGTGGCCGGCAGGTCGCGTTCATCCCGCGGCACGGCGCGGACCACCGGTTCCCGCCACACCGCGTGAACTACCGGGCGAACCTCTGGGCGCTGCGCGCGCTCGGCGTACGCCAGGTGCTCGCCCCGTGCGCGGTCGGATCGCTCCGCCCCGAGCTCACGCCAGGCACCTTCGTCGTCCCGGACCAGTACGTGGACCGCACTTGGGGGCGACCACACACGGTGTACGACGGTGCGCCGGTCGTTCACACCTCAGCCGCCGACCCGTACTGCCCCGCCGGCCGGGCGACGGTGATTGCCTTCGGCAACGTCGTACCCGAAGGAACCATGGTGGTGATCAACGGACCACGGTTCTCGACCCGGGCCGAGTCGCGCTGGCATGCGGCGCAGGGCTGGTCGGTGGTCGGTATGACCGGCGCACCCGAGGCCGCGATCGCCCGCGAGCTCGCTCTTTGTTACACCTCGGTGGCCGTCATCACTGACCACGACGCCGGCGTCGAAACCGGCAGCGGCGTTACCCAGGCGGAGGTCTTCGCGGCGTTCACGGACAGCATCGAACGGCTGCAAACCTTGCTGAAGGCCGTTATCACCCAGCTGCCCGACGCCGACTGCAGCTGCCGGCACTCCCTGGACGGCACCGCCGCGGCAGAGCCGGTGGTCGCGGTATGA
- a CDS encoding HAD-IC family P-type ATPase: MGRGLSAAEVAERVAAGRTNAIQVRTSRTFGQIVRANVFTFFNGLLGTLLVAVIATGSWQNALFGLVILTNSGIGIFQEVRAKRTLDRLALLNVTHVRVVRDGEVSEVGIADVVQDDLVRIGSGDQVPADGPVLRSEGLELDESLLTGESDPVHKRPGDEVRSGAIVVAGEGDFTATSVGAETYAAKLASEARKYQVTRSELVAGTTLLLRRISLILLVVGPLLLWAQFRSKDNKTWQEAVTGTVAGLVGMIPEGLVLLTSLAFMLAIITLARRKTLVQELPAVEGLARVDVVCLDKTGTLTSGEIVLDRLVPLAADDRTEQALALAAVSDRPNATGQAIAESYASTTLTALARVPFSSARKWQSVTTATDTWVLGAPEMVLTRTDDAATADARAQADEIASQGRRVLVLARGSVREGDELPEQLVPVTLVVLAERIRDDAAPTMQYFTEQGVELKVISGDNPRTVGAVAAAVGVPGVHGADDAVDARTLPEDLDELADVLDRSSAFGRVSPHQKRAMVAALQRRGHVVAMTGDGVNDALALKDADIGVAMGNGSAATRAVAQLVLLDGQFRHLPDVVAEGRRVIANIERAASLFLVKNVYSLLLTVITATTFVAYPLAPIQLTLISNLTIGIPAFFLAIAPNKQRYVPGFLGRVLRFAVPVGVVTAICAFAGYRLVRVFDSGASVAEARTVTTVVVLVVSLWTLSIQARPFNLWKTGLVATMAALAAIAVLVPPLGHGIFLLEVSTHRVLGGLAMGTIGILLIEIVRAVSARLRPTHS; the protein is encoded by the coding sequence ATGGGTCGTGGGCTGAGCGCCGCGGAAGTGGCGGAGCGGGTCGCGGCCGGAAGGACGAACGCGATCCAGGTACGCACGAGCCGTACGTTCGGGCAGATCGTCCGGGCGAACGTGTTCACCTTCTTCAACGGCCTGCTGGGTACGTTGCTGGTCGCCGTCATCGCCACCGGCAGCTGGCAGAACGCACTGTTCGGTCTGGTCATCCTGACGAACTCCGGGATCGGCATCTTCCAGGAGGTCCGGGCCAAGCGGACACTGGACCGGCTGGCGCTGCTGAACGTCACGCATGTCCGCGTGGTACGCGACGGCGAGGTCAGCGAGGTCGGCATCGCCGATGTCGTCCAGGACGACCTGGTCCGGATCGGCAGTGGCGACCAGGTGCCGGCGGACGGACCGGTGCTGCGGTCCGAAGGGCTGGAGCTGGACGAGTCGCTGCTGACCGGCGAGTCCGATCCGGTGCACAAGCGCCCCGGTGACGAGGTGCGATCCGGTGCGATCGTGGTCGCCGGCGAGGGTGACTTCACTGCGACGTCAGTTGGTGCGGAGACGTACGCCGCCAAGCTCGCGTCCGAGGCGCGCAAGTACCAGGTCACCCGGTCCGAGCTGGTCGCCGGCACGACGCTGCTACTGCGGCGGATCTCGCTGATCCTGCTGGTGGTCGGGCCGTTACTGCTGTGGGCACAGTTCCGCAGCAAGGACAACAAGACCTGGCAGGAGGCTGTCACCGGTACGGTCGCCGGGCTGGTCGGCATGATTCCCGAGGGTCTGGTCCTGCTGACGTCACTGGCGTTCATGCTGGCGATCATCACGCTGGCCCGTCGCAAGACGCTCGTCCAGGAGCTGCCGGCGGTTGAGGGACTCGCTCGCGTGGACGTGGTGTGCCTGGACAAGACCGGCACGCTGACCAGCGGTGAGATCGTGCTCGACCGACTCGTACCGCTCGCGGCGGACGACCGGACCGAGCAGGCGCTGGCCTTGGCCGCGGTGAGCGATCGGCCGAACGCTACCGGGCAGGCGATCGCCGAGTCGTACGCCTCCACCACGCTGACCGCGCTCGCCCGCGTACCGTTCTCGTCGGCGCGCAAATGGCAGTCCGTGACCACCGCGACCGACACGTGGGTGCTGGGCGCGCCCGAGATGGTCTTGACGCGTACGGACGACGCAGCCACCGCGGATGCGCGCGCACAAGCCGACGAGATCGCTTCGCAAGGGCGCCGGGTGCTGGTACTGGCGCGGGGCTCGGTGCGCGAGGGAGATGAACTGCCGGAGCAGCTCGTACCGGTCACGCTGGTAGTACTGGCCGAGCGGATCCGCGACGACGCGGCGCCGACGATGCAGTACTTCACCGAGCAGGGTGTCGAGCTGAAGGTGATCTCGGGCGACAACCCTCGTACCGTCGGTGCTGTTGCCGCGGCGGTCGGCGTACCGGGCGTGCACGGCGCGGACGATGCCGTCGATGCCCGTACGCTGCCTGAGGATCTTGACGAGCTGGCCGACGTACTGGATCGGTCGTCGGCGTTCGGGCGGGTCAGTCCGCATCAGAAGCGGGCGATGGTCGCGGCGTTGCAGCGTCGCGGGCATGTGGTGGCGATGACCGGTGACGGCGTGAACGACGCGCTCGCGTTGAAGGACGCCGACATCGGGGTTGCGATGGGCAACGGTTCGGCGGCGACCCGCGCGGTGGCGCAGCTGGTGCTGCTGGACGGGCAGTTCCGGCACCTGCCGGACGTGGTCGCCGAGGGCCGCCGGGTGATCGCGAACATCGAGCGCGCGGCGAGTCTGTTCCTGGTGAAGAACGTGTACTCGCTGCTGCTGACGGTGATCACCGCCACCACCTTCGTCGCGTACCCACTGGCGCCGATCCAGTTGACGCTGATCTCCAACCTGACGATCGGTATCCCGGCATTCTTCCTGGCGATCGCGCCCAACAAACAGCGGTACGTGCCCGGGTTCCTCGGACGGGTGTTGCGGTTCGCGGTTCCGGTCGGCGTGGTGACCGCGATCTGCGCGTTCGCCGGGTACCGGTTGGTGCGGGTGTTCGACAGCGGCGCGAGCGTGGCCGAGGCGCGTACGGTGACAACCGTCGTCGTGCTTGTCGTGTCACTGTGGACGCTGTCGATCCAGGCTCGGCCGTTCAACCTGTGGAAGACGGGGCTGGTCGCGACGATGGCTGCGTTGGCGGCGATCGCGGTCCTCGTACCGCCGCTCGGCCACGGCATCTTCCTGCTGGAGGTCAGCACCCACCGAGTCCTCGGCGGCCTGGCAATGGGCACCATCGGCATCCTGCTGATCGAAATCGTCCGCGCCGTCAGCGCACGCCTCCGGCCAACCCATTCGTAG